The Epinephelus lanceolatus isolate andai-2023 chromosome 16, ASM4190304v1, whole genome shotgun sequence nucleotide sequence TAAAAATTATGACAGCCTCCCTGACGCATGCGCAAAGGGGATATGATGCCACTGACAAATGATGGTGACCAAATGTTGCAGACTAATCCTTGATTGAGATGACAGATTCTTTGTGTTTGAGCATTATTGGAAATGTCCGAGATAATGCAAGTAAGTACACAtctcaacaaaatatataacacTGGTCTAGTTGCtttcagacattttgacatgggAAAAGTTAATTATATCTTTACGACTGGTTTATTAGACAATTTACAAACTAAATCAGTGCAGCAGAGTTTGAGATGTCCTTTGAGATGACCTTTGTCCTTAATGTGAGTCAAGCTTACCCTAATGCTATCTTCAGGGTAATTTTCTCACACTTTAGAGAGCCTAAAGGTCCAACGAAGGACTTAAATTGCATGTCATAACCTACCTCAGTTGTTTTTACAAGCTGGTGCTCATAACAAGGAAAGTGGACTTTGTTTAAAATTAGTGGAATGTCCCTTTAACTGTGGCTAAGACTAATAGGAGCCATACactacaaagaaaataaaaaatactaatTTATCTTAGAATATGTATCACTTCCAGACAAGACAAATGGGCACAGTTACCTCTTTGTAGAGAACGCTCTCCTGTAGAGTTTCAGTCTCTTTGGCCTGGCCGGTTTTCAGGAAGCCGAACCACTACAGCGAGAATCAGGAGAAGACTGTTTGTGACGTGGCTTTATTACAGTATATTCAGTGAAACAGAGAGTATGATACATATAGAGTGTATCATACAGAGTGTGTGTTCGTTACCTCTGTAACAACAGGATCAACTACAGTGTCCTGCAGGAACTTGACCATGACGAACTTCTCCAGCAACTGAAGATTCTTCCTGTACGTCTCATTTACGGCCTTTAGAGATGACAAAACATACAGAGAGAGCCGATTATGGCCAACTTGATTCGGATTATAGGCAtcttaaatatgttttgctgctgcccccatccacagcagtacgttGCTTTGCTTCCATGTCAGTACTCCttcctgtttctccaaactcatacaaccccactttaaaaaaatccagactatccctttaatccaAACTTTGCATTTGCTTTCAGACTCTGGGGCCGGTCTGCAGCCACATACTGACCCTCTCCTGATTGATGTCGGCCAGGAAGAGGCTGTACTTCTTGTACAGGTCATCGTTTAACGGGTCGTGCCAGTACTGGGCCTGCACCAGGCTGAtaaccacaaacacaacatccaGTCAGTGCTCCAGAACAACAGTCTGTACAGTGGTGAAGAGTCTCATTAACATCAACGCCACTAAACACATCAGCACCACTGAGCGATAAACAATCatgcagagaggggagggaacGTACTGTTTCTGAACCAGTTTGGAGTATGCTCCATCATTCAGAGCTTTGCGGATCATGTCACAGATGTGGGAGCTCTCTCCGGGACACCGGGGCAACCCGTACACTCCTGGGGAttgaagaacacacacacacacacacacacacacacacacacagtgataacAGTGATTCAtactcacactgtcacactgtcttCCAAGGCCTAAAAATGATGGAGGAGCTATAAATAAAAAAGGTCAGGACACAGCTTGTCTGGTTTTGACAAAGAGCTGATACATATACGGGCCACATACAGGATATTCTGAGTAAAAAAAGCAGTTTAAAATTGGTTCCAGGAGCCAAAAAGACGCCCTGTCTACAACTGAGCATTTATTAGCTTTGTATGTTTAGTAcagaaatgaaagaaacagaaaatgtatctAGTGCCAGCTTTGTCATGGGAAGTGAGCTGGACTGGTGTTTTGGGTTGCTCATAACAATGTTACCTTGGTGCTGGCCCCCGATTGAGATCAGGGTTTTCATTGGTGGCGAGGGACAGCGCTGAGCCACAGCTCTCCTGAGAACACAGGAACCAGCAGCTTCCTTATTTTTGTCAGGAGACAAACACTTTATACAGACAACACGCTCAAACAAAGGACGAAGCTCTGAGATCACACTACTCTGTGTGCTCTCTGGTGCTTCATTCACTCTGCAGAAGAATCAGGCAGGAAGGGAAACACAGAATTTGTCCAATTTCTACCACATTCACGTAACAAAACCATCCAGTGTCcagaacagtggttacatacaGAAATTGTGCCCCCTGGGAGAAGCCCATAGCATTGTATCCTCCCTTCAACTTTGGGTCCTGAGCCAGCTGACTGCACACCATGGACACCTGCTTATTCACGTCCATGAAAAACCCATTTTCTGTGTCCTGCAGGAGGAGAAACATGAAAAGGTCAAAGCGTAGCGGTCGGATTAGAAAGAAGAAAACGAGCTCCGTCCACGAGGAGAAGAGCTGAGAGATAAAGTCACGGTGTCACGACGGATCAAAGCAGAGTCGTGCTGGTTTGCTATGAatattaaaactgaaaaatgacatAGTGAAGTTGTAAAAGAGCCACTTTTCTGATGTAACCTGTGCCACTAGCGCTGCAAATATCACAGAAGAGGAATCCTCACACGTCATGTGGATGTATCAATCCAACCTGTTGTGTGAGTGCTGGGTTCACATGTGACACTTTGGGCTAAACGtgtcatattttcatatttattgtgtgtttatgcaACAAAAAGAGGACTTGTTTATTCTGTTGAAGGCAGTGAATtaatctatgtaactttacCATTGCAGTAGATTTCTTTTTGGTTAAGTTTGGAGTTACCAAACTTAAAGTAGCTACTTTTTAGCcagagaaacataaaaaaatgacattatatggataaaaaagtaaatataaaatgaagCGCCGACATTTTAGAATAGAAGAAAGAATAAAAGTCAAAAGATGAGTTCTATTCTCTCCAGCAACTTAATCACTTTTGGATATTTGGTTACTGTGAAAGTACCTCAATGACATTCTTTCCAATCATCAGTGAGAGCACGTAAACGCCAGAGATCTCCTCCTCAATCATCTTCTTTATCGCCCCCATGCTGAGCGGGTTACAGCAGCTGTCGCctggtggacacacaaacatttactaTCATTTATCATGTAAACATTTTAGTTAAACTTGACTCACTTTACAGTGCTAAATGTAGTGCATGTAGTGGTTGTTAAAACCAAGTATAGTCTGATATTTAGATGATATTTATTATTCCtgtgtgccatagagctccactgGTGCCCAAAAATACACTACAAATATACAAAATGGACCACGACATTGCACTGGATGGCATGTTCCTTCATCACCATGAAGCTGCACTGTGGTTTATTTTGAGCCTCACATACATCATTTTGCTGTCGTCTCTACAGCAACAAATGTGTGTTAATCAACTACTGAAAACAGTCCCCCATAAATGCCCTTTTTATTCCTATTAGAGcaatgtttgtttaaaaaaaaggggaGACAAATGGTCTTGTGTGGAGcagtggaatgtaactaagtgcatttactcaagtactgtactttacttgagtgttttattttggcaCTTGTATCAATCAATTCATCAATCAAACCTTAGTGTAGAGTGTAGTGTAGataagacaaaaacattttaactaTTTAACATTTTGAGACCAAgtcacgagacaataataataatgaaaatgtgataaaataaaGCTAAAGCAGTAATAGGAGTAAAAAGAATGATAATAAGGAGTAATAAGAATTCAAAAATAGATTGAGgaagtacataaaataaatgaaaaagtccaaacaagagaaaaatgatgacaataaaatacaattaattATCAATTACCTATTAATTTTTATAAATTaccaaaaaaattaaactgattTAATAAAAGCTGGaataaaataacttaaaagGACATAAAAAGATTAATAAAATGGattaaaaggacaaaaaaaaacctgaagacaaataaaatcagTAACATAATAGAATaacaaataaattcaaatgtaataacattttacaatatacatttaataaaataagtgaaaaatattgtcaataGTGTAGTTAACATATTTATAAGTTGCTTTGCAGATGAAGATTTGAAAAAactataatgataatataattatgaataaataaaaaaaataaaaagtatatgaaaataataattaattacttattaataaaaataataaaataagaaaaaaatcaataaatgaaaatgtatatgaaaataataaacattaatataatcattaattatttattattttatataaattaccaaaataaataaatcaatttaatacaattattaaataaaagctGGAATAACATAACTTAAAAGGACATAAAAAGATTAAGAAAATAGtttaaaaaggacaaaaaaacctgaagacaaataaaatcaataagataataaaataacagataaaatttaatttaataccaTTTTCCAAtatacatttaataaaataagTGAGAAATATTGAGTGTTGTTAACGTATTTATCAGTTGTTTTGAAGAAGAAGattttaaaaaactataatGATAACATAAACTACAATACAATCAGTAAATTCAACCCAACAGTCAAAAATAGCACTACTACATCCAACTCTACACTAAAATGCATATTTCATGTTACTGAATCAATATCAGTATTATATGTGTAATATTGTAACAATGACAGAGCCCATTTTGGCTGCATAGTGAGCACTTTTACTTTTCTACTTCAGTACATTTTCTAGATGATACTCagttacttttacttgtaacagagtattttttaaACTGTGGTACTGCTACTCTTACTCAAGTGTCCACCACTGCTTGGTTGTCATAGACAGGGTAGAGAAATGGGAGAGTGCTGCGATGgatgttgttgatttttttgtccTTTCATTGGATTTACTGACCTCAGAAGCACCCGAGCCATTGTTGTTGAAGGAGAAgagaaagtgtttttgttttgttttttcacttccCCTGACTGTATTTTCCGAAACACTATGCAATTAAAATGAGCAACTTTGCAGCTGTAAGTGTAACTCTGAGGCTGCACACCGCACCTCTTTCACATTACAGTTCTCAGGGGGTTTTATTTCAGCTGAGCAACCGTAGGTGTTAATGTTCAGGTTTAGAAGAAGTGGTggtgggggatttttttttttgttttttttttgctttcactCTCACCAAAGTGTAAGCAATAACATGGGTGGATGTGTAATGTCTTATCATGCTCTACTGCAGTTTCCCTTTCACTTTCTgttctgaaatatgtctgtggCCCTGAGAAAGCTCACAATGTTATAAATCTTTGAAAAAATATcaggagttttttttcttcagtttagTTTCTTTAGAGCGGTAACAAGCAAGTGACGCTGTCACACAGAGCTGAATAAGATGATTTTGTTGACATTAAAACCACATTAGAGGAAATTAAAATGGGGAAGTGGATGTTAAaggtttcttttcttcttttcagtgTGAGAATGAGGAGCACAGTCACTCACCCATCCCATGCCACAGCACCACTGGTACGGTCCCATTGTTGGCATCATAAACTGAGCTGCCAGCAACGAGCAGGACTGGACCAGCCAGGAGGAAACACAGGAAGGCTGATGTCATCCTGGATCCTGAAACAAACACCATCTTCACTTTGTTGTATTTGATTAAGGCATACCTCTGCAAGACTCAGTAGAGCAACTAGACCGATCACAAATTAACTTAACCCCATAACTGTTTGTAGTAAGTATGGCTTGTGATAAATTTTCAACACAAAACTTGGAATACAACTAATGTCACACTAGAAATACTTTCTTTGTTGTTCACTGTAAACATCTATACAGATTGTTATCATTAAAAGATCCTGTCAATCTTTCATCTCTGACCTGCCTCTGCATATATTATTTTTGCTATTTTAACTTTAATTCTGTATACTTATTTTTAACTAAGCATTTATCAAAAAAATAGGTACCTGTTATTTTTGGAGTCAGACATTCAACTTTTATCATTCTCTCcttatgataataatataacTATGGAGATATATTTGTCTCAGTATTATTTGTGTGAACAGATCGACgatccatgtgtttgtgtgtaatctgaaaacataaaacatcttctacaaatacaaaaaaaagatttgttgattcaaacaaaaatattttgcagaTATAAAATggatctgcaaatacacaaacaaatgcCACACATAAAAAGaatatctttaaaaac carries:
- the ppt1 gene encoding palmitoyl-protein thioesterase 1, whose product is MTSAFLCFLLAGPVLLVAGSSVYDANNGTVPVVLWHGMGDSCCNPLSMGAIKKMIEEEISGVYVLSLMIGKNVIEDTENGFFMDVNKQVSMVCSQLAQDPKLKGGYNAMGFSQGAQFLRAVAQRCPSPPMKTLISIGGQHQGVYGLPRCPGESSHICDMIRKALNDGAYSKLVQKHLVQAQYWHDPLNDDLYKKYSLFLADINQERAVNETYRKNLQLLEKFVMVKFLQDTVVDPVVTEWFGFLKTGQAKETETLQESVLYKEDRLGLAAMDKAGKLVFLATQGDHLQFTREWFNANLLPYLR